In Thermoanaerobaculia bacterium, one genomic interval encodes:
- a CDS encoding PLP-dependent aspartate aminotransferase family protein, whose translation MTGFSTDAIHAGNEPDPTTGAVSVPIYQTSTYVQPELGRHKGYEYARTGNPTRRALEENLAVLERGAAGRCFASGMAAISAVATFAKAGDHVVVSDNTYGGTFRLYSKILAHLGVAFSFVDTRDPENVRRAIRDNTRFIHLETPTNPMMSLCDIAAIVAVARPKKALVVVDNTFATPYFQRPLELGADIVVHSTTKFLNGHSDSVGGAAISKTKELDEWLGFVQNSAGAILSPFDSWLVLRGVKTLAVRMDRHEANGRAVAAFLEAERKVKRVYYPGLASHPQHALAKKQMRGFGALISFDVGSYENAKALLDAVKICSLGESLGGVETLICHPATMTHASVPEEDRAKLGITPGLVRISVGIEDEEDLLADLGRA comes from the coding sequence ATGACCGGGTTTTCGACCGACGCGATCCACGCGGGCAACGAGCCCGACCCGACGACCGGCGCGGTATCCGTCCCGATCTACCAGACTTCGACGTACGTGCAGCCGGAGCTCGGCCGGCACAAGGGATACGAGTACGCGCGGACCGGCAATCCGACGCGGCGGGCCCTCGAGGAAAACCTCGCGGTGCTCGAACGCGGCGCGGCCGGCCGCTGCTTCGCCTCGGGAATGGCCGCGATCTCGGCCGTCGCGACGTTCGCGAAGGCCGGCGACCACGTCGTCGTCTCCGACAACACGTACGGCGGGACGTTCCGCCTGTACTCGAAGATCCTCGCGCACCTCGGGGTCGCGTTCTCGTTCGTCGACACGCGCGATCCCGAGAACGTCCGGCGCGCGATCCGCGACAACACCCGCTTCATCCACCTCGAGACCCCGACGAATCCCATGATGTCCCTCTGCGACATCGCGGCGATCGTCGCCGTCGCCAGGCCGAAGAAGGCGCTCGTCGTCGTCGACAACACGTTCGCGACTCCGTACTTCCAGCGGCCGCTGGAGCTCGGCGCCGACATCGTCGTCCACTCGACGACCAAGTTCCTGAACGGCCATTCCGACTCGGTCGGCGGCGCGGCGATCTCGAAGACGAAGGAGCTCGACGAGTGGCTCGGATTCGTCCAGAATTCCGCCGGCGCGATCCTGTCGCCGTTCGACTCGTGGCTCGTGCTGCGCGGGGTCAAGACGCTCGCCGTCCGGATGGACCGGCACGAGGCGAACGGCCGCGCGGTGGCCGCGTTCCTCGAAGCGGAGCGGAAGGTGAAGCGCGTCTATTATCCGGGACTCGCCTCGCACCCGCAGCACGCGCTCGCGAAGAAACAGATGCGCGGCTTCGGCGCGCTCATTTCGTTCGACGTGGGGAGCTACGAGAACGCAAAGGCGCTGCTCGACGCGGTGAAGATCTGCTCGCTCGGCGAGAGTCTCGGCGGCGTCGAGACGCTCATCTGCCACCCGGCGACGATGACGCACGCGTCGGTCCCCGAGGAGGACCGCGCGAAGCTCGGCATCACGCCGGGACTGGTTCGGATTTCGGTCGGGATCGAGGACGAAGAAGACCTACTTGCGGATCTCGGCCGGGCG
- a CDS encoding cysteine synthase family protein codes for MTTAIASRTFESAIDLVGHTPMVRLSRFAPGLDLRAKLEYFNPAGSVKDRIAKAMVEDAERRGVLKPGGTIVEPTSGNTGVGLAMVAATKGYAAIFVVPEGYAHLKCRVMQGLGATVVRTDPAKGMKGAIAKAEEIVASRPGAFMPQQFRNPVNPRAHYDTTGPEIEEQCDGKIDAIVIGVGSTGTFIGCARYLGERHPGLLRVAVEPQGSILQGGEPGPHKVEGVGLSFFPEILDRSLIDEAIMVPDDEAFEACRELGRTEGLLVGGSSGAAAAASRKVARRLGPGKTVVTLFPDAAERYPEQGIFE; via the coding sequence ATGACGACCGCCATCGCCTCGCGTACGTTCGAATCCGCCATCGATCTCGTCGGGCACACGCCGATGGTCCGGCTGTCGCGGTTCGCGCCGGGGCTCGATCTGCGCGCCAAGCTCGAATACTTCAACCCCGCCGGCAGCGTGAAGGACCGGATCGCGAAGGCGATGGTCGAGGACGCGGAGCGCCGCGGGGTGCTGAAACCGGGCGGCACGATCGTCGAGCCGACCTCCGGAAACACCGGCGTCGGCCTGGCGATGGTCGCCGCGACGAAGGGATACGCGGCGATTTTCGTCGTGCCGGAAGGGTACGCGCACCTGAAGTGCAGGGTCATGCAGGGGCTCGGCGCCACCGTCGTCCGCACCGACCCGGCGAAGGGGATGAAGGGCGCGATCGCGAAAGCCGAGGAGATCGTCGCGTCGCGGCCCGGCGCTTTCATGCCTCAGCAGTTCAGGAATCCGGTCAATCCGCGCGCCCACTACGACACGACCGGCCCCGAGATCGAGGAGCAGTGCGACGGGAAGATCGACGCGATCGTCATCGGGGTCGGCTCGACGGGGACCTTCATCGGCTGCGCCCGGTATCTCGGCGAGCGCCATCCGGGCCTGCTCCGCGTCGCGGTCGAGCCGCAGGGCTCGATCCTGCAGGGAGGCGAGCCGGGTCCCCACAAGGTCGAGGGCGTCGGCCTGTCGTTCTTTCCGGAAATCCTCGACCGATCGCTGATCGACGAGGCGATCATGGTGCCCGACGACGAGGCGTTCGAGGCGTGCCGCGAGCTCGGCCGGACGGAAGGCCTGCTCGTCGGGGGATCGTCGGGTGCCGCGGCCGCCGCGTCGCGGAAGGTCGCCCGCCGCCTCGGGCCCGGAAAGACGGTCGTGACGCTCTTCCCCGACGCCGCGGAACGCTATCCCGAGCAGGGAATCTTCGAATGA